In the genome of Aequorivita sp. H23M31, the window ATCCAATTATTACTGGGACGGTAAAAGTTGCAAACGGGGATATTTCCAAAAATGCTGCTGTTACTATAACTTTAAATGATTTGACCCATGAAAACATATATAATGGAGATGTTATTCTAAGAACCCAAGGAGAAGTAAATTCCTTTGGATCGGCTCAATATACGAGGATTACAGGGTATTTAACCATTGGTGACCCAGCGGATATTAGTGTTTCTGATATTTCTGATTTATCTCCTTTGGAAACTTTAAACAGAATCGATTTGGATTTAAATATAATGAACAACGCCAATCTGGTTACTACTACCGGTTTGGAAATCGCTGTTCTTGAGGGTTCTCTTTTGGTATTTAATAATCCTGAATTGAAAAAACTGGAAGGATTCAGTGGTTTAACCAGTTTAGGCGACTTGTTTTTTTCCACAAATGATAGCTTGGATGATCTTTCGAGTTTAAGTAATTTATCTGTAATTGAAAGTGACCTTATAATAGTCACCTGTGGTGCGATAACGAATCTTGATTGGCTTAACCACCTAACTTCCGTTGCCAATATGTCGATACGGAATTGTATGTCGTTGGCTCATATTGATGGGCTTAATAATTTAAGGAATCTAAACGGTGAGTACAATTTTTTCGAGATTTCAGATAATTCTTCATTGAAGAACTTAAATGGCCTAATTAATTTGAGAGCTGAATTGTATGAGCTGGAAGTAGGACATAATCCTTCTCTTGAAAGCATACAAGGGTTGGAGAACATAAACGTAACCCACATTCTTGCTATTGAAGATAATCAAGTTTTGGAAAACCTTAATGGATTGGAGTCCACCATTTCAATTGCAGAAAAACTTATTATTAACGATAATTACTCCTTAACCAATCTGCAAGGTTTGGGTGATTTAACTTCGGCTTACGAAATTCATTTATATCGAAATGGAGGTCTGTTGAACCTGGAAGGCCTGAACAACTTAGCAGATACTTGGAAAATGGATATTCAGGGTAATTCCCAGCTTTCTGATTATTGCAGTTTATTGAATTTGTTTAGTACGAATCCTCCTACTGTGTTTTTAACCGGATATAACGCTTACAATCCCACAAGACAGGATTTGATCGATGGCAATTGTAGTTTATAACGGACATCGCTTAAATTTCAATATTTCCTGTACCAATCTCTACTAAGAAGGCTAATTGATTTATGACTTTGTTAACCCTAGATTATCAAGGTTTCAATCAAATTTGTCCCAATGATAAATTGCATTATGTCTGAGGGAAAAAAACCTATAAATTATAGCAAAGCGAAGTGGTTTAAGAGAAAGCGCTATTACATTCCGGCAATAATCCTTCACCTTTTTATTGCCTTCAGACTTTTTTTACCATTTTGGATTGAGAATAAGGTTAATAAAACCCTAGCCGAACTTCCCGGATATCAGGGTCAAGTATCAGACATCGACGTATCTATTTTTAACGGAACATACTCTATTAAGGGTATGACCCTGAAAAAAGATTCTGCAAAAACAGAAATTCCGTATATCAAATTACCTCACATTTTAATTGCATTTGACTGGGAAGCACTTAAGGAAGGAAAGTTAGCCAGCAAAATTCAAATTCAGAATGCGGAACTAACCTATGTTCTTGAAGATTGGAAAGATATCGACAATAAAACGCAAACCAAAGATTGGAAAAACGTTTGGACAAAATTAGTGCCTTTAGACATCAACCAAATTGAAATTCATTCTGGAAAAGTGTTGTTTATACCATCATCATTGCATCCCGAAAAGTTTTTGGGTCTTCAGGATTTAACCTTGTCTGCTACCAACTTACAATCAGTTATAGAAAAAGAGCGTATCCTCCCCTCGCCTATCGAAGTCAACGGCATCTCAAATGGAAATGGCAAGTTTCATCTGGAAGGAAATATGAACCTTCAAAAAGAAATTCCGGAAATGGATCTGTCATTCTCTCTTGAAAACGCAGACATCGAGGCTTTGAATAGTTTTACAAGTACTTATGGAGGTTTTTATTTTGCAAAAGGAAAAATGGATATCATGGGGGAAGCTGATATAAGCAAGGCCAACTTTAAAGGATACATCAAACCCATAATTAATAATTCCGAAGTAATTAAAACTGAGGATGATTTTACCGAAAACCTTTGGCAAGGTTTTGTTCTTCTTTTTAGTGACATTTTAAAACATACTGGCTCCGAACCATTGACAACCAAGATCTCCGTAGAAACTGGGCTTGGTCATTCAGAAATGGGAACTTGGGCCACAATTATAGATTCCTTTAACCAAAGTTGGATCCAAGTCTTTAACGAGAAAATAATTGCGGAGAATACCGTTAAAAAAACTCCCCTTAGTAGGAAAGAACTACAAAAACAACTCCAGGAGCAGAAAGCCAAACGAAAAAAAGAACTCCGCCCAAAAAAGGGATGATTGGTGCTTAATCCGTATTTTTGAAAGCGTCGGATTTCATTTTGAGATTTATTGTATAATTAACCTTTTTCAAAGATTGGATAATGCGAATAGATATAATTACCGTTCTTCCCGAACTCCTTCAAAGCCCTTTTGAGGCGTCCATTTTAAAACGTGCCATTGAAAAAGGACTAGTGGAAGTGCACACTCATAACCTACGTGATTATTCCACAAATGCCTACAAGCAAATAGACGATTACCAATTTGGCGGAGGCGCTGGCATGGTTATGATGATTGAGCCTATTGATAAATGTATTAGCGATCTTAAAAGCCAAAGGGATTATGACGAGGTTATTTATATGACGCCCGATGGAAAAACCTTCAATCAAAAGACCGCCAATGAACTTTCCTTAAAGGAAAATATAATCATTCTTTGCGGCCATTACAAAGGTGTGGACCAACGGGTCCGCGATCATTTTATTACTCGTGAAATCTCTGTGGGTGATTTTGTTTTAAGCGGTGGCGAATTAGCAGCAGCTCTGGTCTGCGATGCTATAATTCGTTTAATTCCAGGAGTTTTGGGCGATGAAACCAGCGCCTTGACCGATTCCTTTCAGGACAATTTATTGGCACCTCCTATTTATACCCGTCCTGCGGAATACAAAGGATGGACCGTTCCAGAAATTTTGACCAGTGGCAATACTCCTAAAATTGAAGAATGGCGTGAAGATCAAGCTTATAAGCGTACGGAAGAAAGACGCCCCGATTTATTAGAATAAATTTCGTTCTATTTTATAACCATCCTCACAACAATCAAAACCAAATTTTACATGAAGAGTTTACACATTTTATTAATGTTTTGTGCCGTTACAATCTTTTCGGCTTGTAAAAATGAAAACAAAGAAAAAGAGAATCCCAAAACCAACATCGCAATGAACGCCGATTTCAACCGAACTTTGGAAAATTACTATGAAAAAGGATTGGAATTAAATCCAATCAACGCCACGTTTGCAGGCGACGCCCGCTATAATAATCGGTTTCCAAATTTCCTGTCCGATGAATATATCGCGGAGCAGAAAAGTTTTTATAAAAATTTTAGAGAAGAAGCGTTAAAATATGAGGATTCCACTTTAAGTGGGACAGAAAAGATGAGCAGAGAGGTTTTGATTTGGGAATGTAATATCAATTTGGAGGCTCTTGAATTTAAAAACCATTTATATTTTCCTATCGACCAAATGTGGTCAATAAACCTGTTAATGGGCCAATTGGCAAGTGGCAAAAGCGCACAACCCTTTAAAACCTTTGAGGATTATAGAAATTGGCTAGAGCGTTTGGACGGTTTTGTGGTATGGCTTAAAAGTGCCGAAAAAAGAATGAAAGAAGGAATGGCCGAAGGTTATGTATTGCCAAAATCATTGATTGTAAAAATTGTGCCCCAACTAAAGCCAATGACAGAAACTGATCTGGATAGGAATTTATTCTTCTCTCCGATTAAGAATCTTCCGGATAATTTATCGGAAGAAGACAAGCAAAAGATCACACAGGAATATTCTGAAATGGTTTCAGAAAAAATAATTCCTACGTATGAAAGTTTATACACATTTATGTCGGGGGATTATATGAAGGCGGGAAGAACCACGTCAGGTATTGAGGACACCCCACAAGGTGATGATTATTATAAACACCAAATAAAGCTCTACACAACTACAGAGATGACCCCAGATGAAATTCATAAACTGGGTTTGAGTGAGGTGGCCCGAATTTCATCAGAAATGGAAAAAGTCAAGAATCAAATTGGTTTTAAAGGGGATTTAAAGGAATTTTTCGAATTTGTACGCACAAATAAAGAATTGATGCCCTATAATGAACCGCAGCAGATCCTGGACCATTTTGCTCAAATTCATGAAACAATGAAACCCCAATTGAAAGTTCTTTTCGACCATATGCCCAAAACCCCGTTTGAGGTAAGACAAACAGAGAAATTCCGTGAAAAATCCGCTAGCGCCGAATATAATCCTGGAAGTTTGGATGGCACAAGACCGGGGATATTTTATGTTCCGATCCCAGATGCTAACGAATACAATAATTATAGTGACGAATCCCTGTTTTTACATGAAGCAATTCCGGGGCATCATTATCAAATCTCCCTAACACAGGAAAATGATGAGCTCCCAATGTTCCGCAAAACTTTATTTTACAGCGGTTATGGAGAAGGTTGGGCACTTTATTGCGAATCTCTCGGAAAAGAACTCGGACTCTACACAGATCCCTATCAATACTTCGGAATGTTGGGTGCGGAAATGCACCGTGCCGTCCGGCTTGTTGTGGATACAGGAATCCACTCTAAGGGATGGACTCGAGAGGATGCTATTCAATATTGTTTGGAAAACGAATCAGAGCCAGAAGCAGGAATCATTTCTGAAATAGAACGATATATGGCCAACCCAGGTCAAGCTTTGTCGTATAAAATAGGTCAGTTAAAAATCTTGGAACTCCGCCATAAAGCCGAAAAGGTGCTTGGCGACAAATTTAAAATAGCGGAATTCCACAATCAAATTTTGGAAACTGGCTGCATTCCTCTGCAATTACTAGAAAAAAAAATCGACTCTTGGATCGCTTCGCAAAAATAATTATCGCTTAATAAATAACCTCGTCAGCAACTTTTAAATAAAAAAAGTTGCTGATCCAATTTATATTTAGATATTTGTCTAAATACCTAAACAAGCGATGAAAGATATTTTCAAAGCATTAAATGATGAAACTCGTCGGGAGATTTTGGAACTATTGAAAAAAAGGGATATGACCGCCGGTGAAATTGCGGACAACTTTATTATTTCAAAGCCCAGCATTTCCCACCATTTGGATATTTTGCAGCGTGCAGATCTAATTGTAGGAGAAAAAAATGGACAATTCATAAATTATTCAATCAACACCACCATTTTAGACGAAGTTTTTTCTTGGCTACTAACCCTCAAAAAACAATAATTATGAATTTCAATCTTAAAAAAGAACTGCCCCTACTCCTACTTTCAGTTTTGCCCATTTCTTTTATGGGTTACATTTGGAAAGCTCTACCCAACGAAGTTCCGCTACATTGGAATCTTCAAGGAGAAATAGACCGATATGGTAGCAAAGGGGAATTATTTATAATTGGCCTGTTGCCCATTTTTTTATATGCTCTCTTTTTATTTATTCCTTTAATAGATCCCAAAAAACGGATGGAGGCGATGGGGAATAAGTTCTATGCTATTAGATTGATCACGGGACTGTTCATTGCGGTGCTTTTCACTTTTATTCTTTATTCAGTCAAAGAGCAATCTTTAGGAAATCCAAACTATTTATTTATGATTATAGGCGCTTTTTTCGTCTTGCTCGGTAATTACTTCCGGACTATAAAACCAAATTATTTTGTGGGAATCCGTACACCTTGGACCTTGGAAAATGAAGATGTATGGAAGAGTACACATAGACTCGCAGGCAAATTATGGGTCGGTGGCGGTCTGGTGATAATCATCTCTTGTTTTATTTTTGACCAAGAAACAGCTCTTACCATTTTCTATATTTTTACGGGAATTATCGTTTTGGTTCCCGTAGTATATTCCTATATAAAATTCAAGAAATCGGTTGCTCTAATTATTTTGATAACGCTGTCCACTGGAATTTACTCCCAAAATAACCGTCCACAAACCCCAGAACCGCCATTTAATTATAAAGTAGAAAATGTTTCCTTTTTCAATATAAAGGACAGCGTAACTTTAGCGGGAACCTTTACATATCCTGAATCTGGGAGTAATTTTCCCGCCGTAATCCTAATTACCGGAAGTGGCCCCCAAGATAGAAATGAAGAAATTTTTAATCACAAACCATTTTGGGTCATTGCTGATTATCTATCGAATAAAGGAATTGCCGTTCTTCGTTATGACGATAGAGGAGTTGGCGGATCAACAGGGGATTTCGCAACCAGCACCACCTTTGATTTTGGTCAGGACGTTGTCGCGGCAATAGATTATCTAAAAACAAGAAAGGAAATTAACCTCGAAAAAATCGGATTGATCGGCCATAGCGAAGGTGGGATCATTGCTCCTATTATAGCTGCTAAAAATAGCGACGTGGCATTTGTAGTTTCTCTAGCCGGAGTAATGATTCCCATGGGTGATTTGTTAATACTTCAAAAAGAGATGCAGTTACGGACAATGGGATCTTCCGAAGAATATATAGTCAAGGAAATTGATTTTGACACGGGAATAATGGCTACCATCCAAAAGTCTACAGCAGGTTCCCTAAAGGAAGATTTAGAAAAATACACAATCCAATATTTTCTTGATAATCCAAAATTCGTTTCTGAGCACGGATTATCTGAGGCTTACTACAAACAATTAATTGTAAATTCTTATTCGAGCCCTTGGTTAAGTAGCCTTATTAGGTATAATCCTACAGCTGCTCTTGAAAACTTGGACGTTCCCCTACTGGCATTAAATGGAGAAAAGGATTTACAGGTGCCAGCCAAGGAAAATTTTGAAGCTTTAAGAGATATTGCCCAGAAATTTCCATCCAAAAGATTCACCTTAAATTCCTATCCAAACCTAAACCATCTTTTCCAGGAGTGCGAAAAAGGAACCGTTCAAGAATATGGCCAAATAGAACAAACCTTTTCCCCCGCGGTACTACATGATATTTCAGAATGGATCAATAAAATTTAGTCTTGTTTTGTGGTTCTTCTACTCATTTTATAGATTTACCGGATAATGCTTTCTAGCTTAAGTTCCCGATTTCAGGTATCTCGCTGCAGGTTTCAAGTTTCCTGTTCTCTCTTCTCTGTTCTTGCTCTTGGTTCTTGTCTCTTGGCTCCTGATTATTGTAGTCTGGTTCCTTTAAAATCTATAGAATATTTCCCATACAACAATTCAAACTTTTTCTTGTTCAATAACATAAATTACTTACTTTTGCACCCACTTAATCCAACCTCTGGCGAAAACCGTGAATGTTGTTTTAATTTAAACCTTATCAACTCAATAAAATGGAAGAGTTAGTAAAATTTGTTGAAAACGAATTTGTCACCAAAAAAGATTTCCCTGAATTTGGTGCAGGAGACACAATTACCGTGTATTATGAAATCCGCGAAGGCGAAAAAACCCGTACACAGTTTTTCCGTGGCGTGGTCATCCAAGTAAAAGGAACTGGGCTTACCAAAACCTTTACAATAAGAAAAATGAGCGGTACTATTGGAGTGGAACGTATTTTTCCACTTAATATGCCAGCGCTTCAAAAAGTTGAAGTTAATAAAAGAGGTAGCGTTCGTAGAGCACGTATTTATTACTTTAGAGGTCTTACTGGAAGAAAAGCCAGAATCAAAGAAAAGCGTAACTAGTTTATGCTTTGTTGAAAACTCTGAAAAGCCCTGTAATCGCAGGGCTTTTTTTATTAACAATTGTTGATAAGCTATGTTGGCAAACCGTTGATTTTTACTTGGCTAGAAACCCTTGCGCATTTGAAAATCCGTCTTATATTAGCAGTATCAAAACGGTTGAAAAACCAATTTGATTAAAAAAAGGGACGTTCTTTTACATTATTTTTTTAAATTGTCTATGATACTAACGCTCGAATGATTGTTAGCTTCCAGATTTAAAAAGATAAAAAGAAATCACTTTTCAAACTTTTTTAATCGTTTGAGATAAAAGATCTTCTGATCTATTTTATCGAGATTAAAAAGTTTTGGGTAAGTTTTAAACGAAGCATAAACTTCATTGTTGATGCCGAATTTAAAAACGAAACCCGTGTAAGTGAAATCACAACCGCAAGAAAATTAATCTACTTGCCTTGATCCCGATTCTTTCGAGATGGTTGGTAACGATTTACACTACAAGGAGCCATATCACAATGTATCTAATACAGTGATATGGCTTTTCTTGTTTTTGGACTTTTGTTTTCATCAAAGCTTAACCCCTCCGCAATCCCCCTATTTAAGGACTAGCTTCTCTTTTAAATACCCTTTCAAATCATTATCTTTGCAGTCCTTTAAAACTACATTAATACAAACTGAATATCTTACCTAAAAAAATAGATTTTATGGCAAATTCTTCAAAAATTATATACACCAAAACAGACGAATCTCCTGCTTTGGCCACTCATTCATTTTTACCAATTATAAAAGCTTTTACCGCTCCAGCCAATGTTAAGGTCGAAAGCCGTGACATTTCTTTGTCAGCAAGAATATTGGCGTTGTTTCCAGAATATCTTTCCGAAGACCAACGCGTAAGCGATGATTTAGCCGAACTCGGGCAACTTGCCAAAACTCCAGAGGCCAACATCATAAAATTGCCGAATATCAGTGCGTCCCTTCCACAGTTGAACTCCGCTATTGCCGAGCTTCAAAAAAAGGGTTATAAGCTCCCAGATTATCCGGTCGATCCTGAAAATGATGAGGAGAAAGAGATTCAATTAAGATATGACAAAATAAAAGGAAGTGCCGTAAACCCGGTTCTTCGTGAGGGAAACAGCGATAGACGCGCTCCAAAGGCTGTAAAAAATTACGCTAAAAAACATCCGCATAGAATGGGCGAATGGAAATCTGATAGCAAATCACACGTTTCCACAATGGATCACGGAGACTTCTTTCACAATGAAAAATCCCTTACAATGGATTCCGATGATACCTTAAGCATTGTTCTGGTTGAAAATAGCGGAAATAAAATAGTTTTAAAGGAAGGATTAAAAGTTTTAAAGGGCGAAATCATTGATGCCACCGTGTTGAGCAAAAAAGCTTTGGTTTCATTTTTAGAGGAGCAAGTTAAGGATGCAAAGGATAAAAAAGTTTTGTTCTCCATACACCTAAAAGCCACTATGATGAAGGTGAGTGATCCAATTATTTTTGGATACGCAGTAAAGGTTTATTTTGCCGACCTATTTGAAAAATACGCCGATACTTTTAAAGAATTAGGAATAAATGCCAACAATGGTTTGGCCGTATTAGAAAAGAAATTAACTGAACTATCAGATGATAAAAGAAATGCAATCCTTTCGGATATTGCAAAGATAATGGATGAGAATCCAGACTTGGCAATGGTCGATAGTGATAAAGGTATTACCAACCTTCACGTTCCAAGCGACGTGATCGTAGATGCATCAATGCCAGCGATGATTCGGAATTCGGGACAGATGTGGGGAGCTGATGGCAAATCCCACGACACAAAAGCAGTAATTCCAGATAGTAGTTACGCCGGAGTTTATGAAAAAACTATCGAGTTCTGTAAGAAACACGGTGCTTTTGATCCCGCAACAATGGGAACTACGCCCAACGTTGGACTTATGGCCCAAAAAGCAGAGGAATACGGCAGTCACGATAAAACATTTGAAATTCCTGCAGATGGCAAAGTTGAAGTTTTAAATGCCTCTGGAAAAACGATTATAGAGCACAAGGTTGAAAAGGGCGATATATGGAGAATGTGCCAGGCAAAAGATCTGCCCATCCAAGATTGGATAAAACTCGCTGTAGAACGTGCCCGTGCAACTGGAGATCCTGCGGTTTTTTGGTTAGATAAAAACAGGGCCCACGATGCCGAACTCATAAAAAAAGTAAACAAATATCTTCCTGAGCACAATACAGAAGGTTTGGATATAAAAATCCTTTCTCCGGAAGATGCTACTGAATATACTTTGGAGCGTGTTAAAGCAGGAAAGGATACTATCTCGGTTACCGGAAACGTACTTAGGGATTATTTGACGGACCTCTTCCCTATCCTAGAATTGGGAACCAGTGCAAAAATGCTTTCCATCGTTCCGTTGATGGATGGTGGCGGAATGTTTGAAACCGGAGCGGGAGGTTCCGCCCCAAAACATATGGAGCAGTTCATGGAAGAGAACCACTTGCGTTGGGATTCTTTGGGTGAGTTCTTGGCACTTGGAGTTTCATTAGAACATTTAGGAACTAAGTATAACAATCCAAAAGCTCTTGTATTGGCTGATGCGCTGGATAAAGCAACCGAGAAATATTTAGACAACAGCAAATCTCCATCAAGAAACGCAAAAGAAATCGACAACCGTGGAAGCCATTTCTACCTCGCAATGTATTGGGCAGAAGCTTTAGCAAATCAGGATAAAGATCAAGAATTGAAAAAGACCTTCACTCCCATTGCAAAAGAATTGAGAGAAAAAGAAGATCAAATCAATAAAGAGCTTATAGATGCCCAAGGCCATTCTGTGGATATTGGAGGTTATTATGCACCTACCGAAAAATTGGTTTATGAAATAATGCGTCCGAGCAAAACCCTAAATAAGATTCTTACGGAACTTAATCCAGCAGTAGCATTAAAATAGATTATAAAATTCCCATTTAAATAAAGCCTTCAGTTCTTTAACTGGAGGTTTTTTGTTTTAAGGATTTCCCACCAAAATGGTGTTAACTAATAGTCACTACCCTTTGTATTTAAAATGTCAAAGACCGTTGCCAATGGCAACGGTCTTTGAAAAATTATAATAGGAAATAACCAATTGATTACATGGCTCCCCACTCTTTCAATGATTTTGTATTTAATGCTACGTAA includes:
- a CDS encoding NADP-dependent isocitrate dehydrogenase encodes the protein MANSSKIIYTKTDESPALATHSFLPIIKAFTAPANVKVESRDISLSARILALFPEYLSEDQRVSDDLAELGQLAKTPEANIIKLPNISASLPQLNSAIAELQKKGYKLPDYPVDPENDEEKEIQLRYDKIKGSAVNPVLREGNSDRRAPKAVKNYAKKHPHRMGEWKSDSKSHVSTMDHGDFFHNEKSLTMDSDDTLSIVLVENSGNKIVLKEGLKVLKGEIIDATVLSKKALVSFLEEQVKDAKDKKVLFSIHLKATMMKVSDPIIFGYAVKVYFADLFEKYADTFKELGINANNGLAVLEKKLTELSDDKRNAILSDIAKIMDENPDLAMVDSDKGITNLHVPSDVIVDASMPAMIRNSGQMWGADGKSHDTKAVIPDSSYAGVYEKTIEFCKKHGAFDPATMGTTPNVGLMAQKAEEYGSHDKTFEIPADGKVEVLNASGKTIIEHKVEKGDIWRMCQAKDLPIQDWIKLAVERARATGDPAVFWLDKNRAHDAELIKKVNKYLPEHNTEGLDIKILSPEDATEYTLERVKAGKDTISVTGNVLRDYLTDLFPILELGTSAKMLSIVPLMDGGGMFETGAGGSAPKHMEQFMEENHLRWDSLGEFLALGVSLEHLGTKYNNPKALVLADALDKATEKYLDNSKSPSRNAKEIDNRGSHFYLAMYWAEALANQDKDQELKKTFTPIAKELREKEDQINKELIDAQGHSVDIGGYYAPTEKLVYEIMRPSKTLNKILTELNPAVALK
- the trmD gene encoding tRNA (guanosine(37)-N1)-methyltransferase TrmD → MRIDIITVLPELLQSPFEASILKRAIEKGLVEVHTHNLRDYSTNAYKQIDDYQFGGGAGMVMMIEPIDKCISDLKSQRDYDEVIYMTPDGKTFNQKTANELSLKENIIILCGHYKGVDQRVRDHFITREISVGDFVLSGGELAAALVCDAIIRLIPGVLGDETSALTDSFQDNLLAPPIYTRPAEYKGWTVPEILTSGNTPKIEEWREDQAYKRTEERRPDLLE
- a CDS encoding DUF885 domain-containing protein codes for the protein MKSLHILLMFCAVTIFSACKNENKEKENPKTNIAMNADFNRTLENYYEKGLELNPINATFAGDARYNNRFPNFLSDEYIAEQKSFYKNFREEALKYEDSTLSGTEKMSREVLIWECNINLEALEFKNHLYFPIDQMWSINLLMGQLASGKSAQPFKTFEDYRNWLERLDGFVVWLKSAEKRMKEGMAEGYVLPKSLIVKIVPQLKPMTETDLDRNLFFSPIKNLPDNLSEEDKQKITQEYSEMVSEKIIPTYESLYTFMSGDYMKAGRTTSGIEDTPQGDDYYKHQIKLYTTTEMTPDEIHKLGLSEVARISSEMEKVKNQIGFKGDLKEFFEFVRTNKELMPYNEPQQILDHFAQIHETMKPQLKVLFDHMPKTPFEVRQTEKFREKSASAEYNPGSLDGTRPGIFYVPIPDANEYNNYSDESLFLHEAIPGHHYQISLTQENDELPMFRKTLFYSGYGEGWALYCESLGKELGLYTDPYQYFGMLGAEMHRAVRLVVDTGIHSKGWTREDAIQYCLENESEPEAGIISEIERYMANPGQALSYKIGQLKILELRHKAEKVLGDKFKIAEFHNQILETGCIPLQLLEKKIDSWIASQK
- a CDS encoding autorepressor SdpR family transcription factor; this encodes MKDIFKALNDETRREILELLKKRDMTAGEIADNFIISKPSISHHLDILQRADLIVGEKNGQFINYSINTTILDEVFSWLLTLKKQ
- a CDS encoding alpha/beta fold hydrolase, translated to MNFNLKKELPLLLLSVLPISFMGYIWKALPNEVPLHWNLQGEIDRYGSKGELFIIGLLPIFLYALFLFIPLIDPKKRMEAMGNKFYAIRLITGLFIAVLFTFILYSVKEQSLGNPNYLFMIIGAFFVLLGNYFRTIKPNYFVGIRTPWTLENEDVWKSTHRLAGKLWVGGGLVIIISCFIFDQETALTIFYIFTGIIVLVPVVYSYIKFKKSVALIILITLSTGIYSQNNRPQTPEPPFNYKVENVSFFNIKDSVTLAGTFTYPESGSNFPAVILITGSGPQDRNEEIFNHKPFWVIADYLSNKGIAVLRYDDRGVGGSTGDFATSTTFDFGQDVVAAIDYLKTRKEINLEKIGLIGHSEGGIIAPIIAAKNSDVAFVVSLAGVMIPMGDLLILQKEMQLRTMGSSEEYIVKEIDFDTGIMATIQKSTAGSLKEDLEKYTIQYFLDNPKFVSEHGLSEAYYKQLIVNSYSSPWLSSLIRYNPTAALENLDVPLLALNGEKDLQVPAKENFEALRDIAQKFPSKRFTLNSYPNLNHLFQECEKGTVQEYGQIEQTFSPAVLHDISEWINKI
- a CDS encoding DUF748 domain-containing protein, with the protein product MINCIMSEGKKPINYSKAKWFKRKRYYIPAIILHLFIAFRLFLPFWIENKVNKTLAELPGYQGQVSDIDVSIFNGTYSIKGMTLKKDSAKTEIPYIKLPHILIAFDWEALKEGKLASKIQIQNAELTYVLEDWKDIDNKTQTKDWKNVWTKLVPLDINQIEIHSGKVLFIPSSLHPEKFLGLQDLTLSATNLQSVIEKERILPSPIEVNGISNGNGKFHLEGNMNLQKEIPEMDLSFSLENADIEALNSFTSTYGGFYFAKGKMDIMGEADISKANFKGYIKPIINNSEVIKTEDDFTENLWQGFVLLFSDILKHTGSEPLTTKISVETGLGHSEMGTWATIIDSFNQSWIQVFNEKIIAENTVKKTPLSRKELQKQLQEQKAKRKKELRPKKG
- the rplS gene encoding 50S ribosomal protein L19, with the protein product MEELVKFVENEFVTKKDFPEFGAGDTITVYYEIREGEKTRTQFFRGVVIQVKGTGLTKTFTIRKMSGTIGVERIFPLNMPALQKVEVNKRGSVRRARIYYFRGLTGRKARIKEKRN
- a CDS encoding cadherin repeat domain-containing protein, translating into MRISFNYCLSLLLLISVLTLNSCSKDDETETTVTTSDFSTIMDEYPPNGELIGTVEGRTNRGSVTFSILEQTPMGAFSIDAISGELKVADETLFVYGINPIITGTVKVANGDISKNAAVTITLNDLTHENIYNGDVILRTQGEVNSFGSAQYTRITGYLTIGDPADISVSDISDLSPLETLNRIDLDLNIMNNANLVTTTGLEIAVLEGSLLVFNNPELKKLEGFSGLTSLGDLFFSTNDSLDDLSSLSNLSVIESDLIIVTCGAITNLDWLNHLTSVANMSIRNCMSLAHIDGLNNLRNLNGEYNFFEISDNSSLKNLNGLINLRAELYELEVGHNPSLESIQGLENINVTHILAIEDNQVLENLNGLESTISIAEKLIINDNYSLTNLQGLGDLTSAYEIHLYRNGGLLNLEGLNNLADTWKMDIQGNSQLSDYCSLLNLFSTNPPTVFLTGYNAYNPTRQDLIDGNCSL